In Xanthomonas sacchari, a genomic segment contains:
- a CDS encoding sensor histidine kinase, whose translation MSLPPLSDAWRSATTRLILIYGSLFAIWCIVLLGIVQWESTRYLSHVIDQMLTARIHYLENTDPRRLAHTVGEANAIDIQGFMWVGLFDPQGRRIAGNIAEVPKDVASDGSVGLVNARLVGAGNGSLTQARGIARELPDGRRLVVVKASTVIDGLTAIIYRGLLWGLSLTLLPGLLGGILLARGPARRIRAIQQAMQPIHRGDLSVRLPVSRRGDEVDLLAATVNRTLDEVERLLGEVKGVTDNIAHDLRTPLTRMRTRLHRLQQQFEERPEGAQLDACVSEIDTVLTRFRALLRVSELEDRQRSACFSAINLDALLRDVHAFYAPLAEDRGQAFELALQPLPAVHGDPHLLFEALANLVGNAIKFTPDGGTIRLLAATDQDGNARIDVADTGPGIAPDERQAIFRRFYRADQTRSQPGCGLGLAIVSAIVRLHGFVLQVGGDARGAVFSILCPPATSAPLARGAPGPA comes from the coding sequence TGGTGCATCGTGCTGCTCGGCATCGTGCAATGGGAGTCCACGCGCTACCTGTCGCACGTGATCGACCAGATGCTCACCGCGCGCATCCATTACCTGGAGAACACCGATCCCAGGCGCCTGGCCCACACGGTGGGCGAAGCCAACGCCATCGACATCCAGGGCTTCATGTGGGTCGGCCTGTTCGATCCGCAGGGGCGCCGCATCGCCGGCAATATCGCCGAGGTCCCCAAGGACGTGGCCAGCGACGGCAGCGTCGGCCTGGTCAACGCCAGGCTGGTCGGCGCCGGGAACGGCAGCCTGACCCAGGCCCGCGGCATCGCCAGGGAACTGCCGGACGGACGCCGCCTGGTGGTGGTGAAGGCCAGCACCGTGATCGACGGGCTGACCGCGATCATCTACCGGGGCCTGTTGTGGGGACTGTCCCTGACCCTGCTGCCGGGGCTGCTCGGCGGCATCCTCCTGGCGCGCGGCCCGGCGCGGCGCATCCGTGCCATCCAGCAGGCCATGCAGCCCATCCACCGCGGCGACCTCAGCGTGCGCCTGCCGGTGTCGCGGCGCGGCGACGAGGTGGACCTGCTGGCGGCCACGGTGAACAGGACCCTGGACGAGGTCGAGCGCCTGCTCGGCGAGGTGAAGGGCGTCACCGACAACATCGCCCACGACCTGCGCACCCCACTGACGCGCATGCGCACGCGCCTGCACCGGCTGCAGCAGCAGTTCGAGGAGCGCCCGGAAGGCGCGCAACTGGACGCATGCGTGAGCGAAATCGACACCGTATTGACCCGGTTCCGCGCGCTGCTGCGCGTGTCGGAACTGGAAGATCGGCAACGCAGCGCCTGCTTCTCGGCGATCAACCTGGACGCGCTGCTGCGAGACGTCCACGCGTTCTACGCGCCGTTGGCCGAGGACCGCGGGCAGGCCTTCGAACTCGCGCTGCAGCCTCTGCCCGCCGTGCACGGCGATCCGCACCTGCTGTTCGAGGCGCTGGCCAACCTGGTCGGCAATGCGATCAAGTTCACCCCCGACGGCGGGACGATCCGCCTGCTGGCAGCGACCGACCAGGACGGCAACGCCCGCATCGATGTCGCCGATACCGGACCCGGCATCGCCCCCGACGAGCGCCAGGCGATCTTTCGCCGCTTCTATCGCGCCGACCAGACCCGCTCCCAGCCCGGCTGCGGGCTGGGGCTGGCGATCGTCAGCGCCATCGTCCGCCTGCATGGCTTCGTGCTGCAGGTGGGCGGCGACGCGCGCGGGGCGGTGTTCTCGATCCTCTGCCCGCCCGCCACCTCGGCACCGCTCGCCCGCGGCGCGCCCGGCCCGGCCTGA